A stretch of the Bacillus sp. B-jedd genome encodes the following:
- the accD gene encoding acetyl-CoA carboxylase, carboxyltransferase subunit beta, with translation MLKELFTKSKKKKYAEIPSEAAKQDVPEGIMTKCPGCKKIIYTRELAKNLKVCFHCGRHYPMNAKERIHSFLDEGSFEETDAGMISQNPLGFPEYLEKLEKDRKKTHINEAVVTGTGTVNGNKISIAIMDSTFRMGSMGSVVGEKITRAVERAGELEIPFVIFTASGGARMQEGVLSLMQMAKTSVALKRFSDNGGLIISIMTHPTTGGVSASFASLGDYNIAEPGALIGFAGRRIIEQTIREELPEDFQTAEFLMKHGQLDAVISRHDLKEKIGTILDLHQRGGELAW, from the coding sequence TTGTTAAAAGAGCTATTTACTAAATCGAAGAAAAAGAAATATGCCGAGATACCTTCAGAAGCGGCGAAACAGGACGTCCCTGAAGGAATCATGACAAAATGCCCGGGCTGCAAAAAAATAATCTATACCAGGGAACTGGCTAAAAACTTGAAAGTTTGTTTTCATTGCGGAAGGCATTACCCTATGAATGCGAAGGAAAGAATCCACAGCTTCCTTGATGAAGGCAGCTTTGAAGAAACGGACGCAGGGATGATTTCCCAAAATCCACTCGGCTTTCCTGAATATCTTGAAAAGCTGGAAAAGGACAGGAAGAAAACACATATTAATGAAGCCGTCGTAACAGGTACCGGGACTGTGAACGGAAATAAAATTTCCATAGCCATCATGGATTCGACCTTCCGGATGGGCAGCATGGGTTCTGTCGTTGGGGAGAAAATAACCCGCGCGGTAGAAAGAGCTGGAGAACTGGAAATTCCGTTTGTCATTTTTACTGCTTCCGGGGGTGCCCGTATGCAGGAGGGAGTTTTAAGCCTCATGCAGATGGCCAAAACAAGTGTTGCCCTGAAGAGGTTCAGTGATAATGGAGGGCTGATTATCTCCATTATGACACACCCGACAACAGGCGGTGTATCCGCCAGTTTCGCCTCGCTTGGGGATTATAATATCGCTGAACCAGGCGCTCTGATAGGTTTTGCCGGTAGAAGGATCATTGAACAGACAATACGGGAAGAGCTTCCCGAAGATTTCCAGACGGCTGAGTTTTTAATGAAGCATGGCCAACTGGATGCAGTCATATCCAGACATGACCTTAAAGAGAAAATCGGCACTATACTGGATCTTCATCAACGCGGAGGTGAGCTTGCTTGGTAG